ACCCCGATGCGCCAGAATTTTGTTGCCGGCAACTGGAAAATGAACCTCACCCTGCCCGAAGCGCGGGCCCTGACCACTGACATCGTGCGGCTGCTGGCCGATGAGCTGCCCGGTGCCCGGCCCCAGCTCGTACTTTGCCCGCCCTTTCCGCTGCTGCTGGCCGTGGGCGAGGTGCTGGGTCAAAGCGGCCCGGCCCTGGGCGCGCAGAACTTCCACCAGATGGAAAGCGGGGCCTACACCGGCGAAGTCTCGGCCAAGCAACTGCACTCGGTAGGCTGCCAGTACGTGATTCTGGGCCACTCGGAGCGCCGCCAGCACTTCCGCGAAGACAATGCGCTACTGGCGCAAAAGCTCAAAACCGCGCTGGCGGCCGGCCTCCAGGTGATTTTTTGCGTGGGCGAAAGCCTGGCAACCCGCGAAGCCGACGAAACCTTCGACTTCATCGGGCAGCAGCTGGCCGAAGGCTTGTTTGGACTGAGCGACGCCGAGATGGAGCAGGTCGTGATTGCCTACGAGCCCATCTGGGCCATTGGCACGGGGCGCACAGCCAGCAGCGCGCAGGCGCAGGAGGTGCACGCCTTCATCCGGCAGCAGGTGGCGGCGGCCTACGACGCGGGCATCGCGGCCAACACCACGATTTTATACGGCGGCTCGTGCAACGCCCAGAACGCCCGCGAGCTCTTCTCCCAGCCCGACGTAGACGGCGGCCTCATCGGCGGCGCGTCGCTCAAGGCGCGCGATTTTGTAGATATCAGTAAGTCGTTCTAACCCAGTTGTTGGGGTAGGGCGGCCGCAATTCAGGCAGCATTTTTGTTGGCTGCGCCATCTGCTTCCGAGCATCTTTCCTCACCTTCAACTCCCGAGCGGCCATGCTTTCCTTCCTGCTTTCGCTAGTGCTTTTGCTAGCTCCGCCCGCCGCGCGGGGGGTAGGGGCGGCCCCGCACCCGCTGGGTACCGTGGAGCCCTGCAAGATTTTTGGCTCCGTGTACCTGGAGTACGACCCGCACCGGGCCAACGCCTGCTTTGCCGTGGTCTACATCGAGCCCGAAAAAGCCTTTGCTGACGTGCTGATATTCAACGAAACCAACAAGCTTTTCGCCGACAAAGCCGGCCTCTGGTGTCCGTCCGAGAACCGCGAGTTTGCCGACTATGTGCTCTACGTCACCACCGACCGCAGCCGCGCCGACTTCGCCATTCACTACACTACCGTGCGCTCGTTCGCGGGCTGTAGGCAGTAGGGCGCAGGGAGAATTGAGAATTAAAAATGATAAATTAAAAATGAAGGAGTCACTAACCTCATTTTTAATTTATCATTTTTAATTCTCAATTTTCCTCACTGCCGCACCAGTTCCACGCGGCGGTTTTGGGCGCGGCCGGCTTCGGTATCATTGTCGGCCAGCGGCCGGGTTTGGCCGAAGCCGCTGGCGCTCAGGCGGCTGGGGGCGGTGCCCTGGGTCGTGAGGGCGGCCACCACGGCGCGGGCACGGTCCTCGCTCAGCTGCTGGTTGTGGGCGGGCGTGCTCGTGTTGTCGGTATGGCCCTGCACGGCCAGGCGCAGGCCGGGGCTTTGCTGAAGCAGCGTCAGCACCTCGGCCAGCACGGGTTGGGCATCGGGCCGCAGGGTGGCTTTATCCGGATCGAAATTCAGATAAAGGGCCACGTGGCCCTCCGTCGCTAGTTTTTTTTTAGCTCGGCGGCGGGCGTCACCGTTAGCTTCTGAGGCATAGCGGCCCGCTCCACCACGTTGAGCGTATAGCTATAGTGGTCGGGTACTAGCTGCACCCATACTTCCTTGTCTTTTTGCCGGATGAGGTAGGTGTCCGCCGACTTGCCGGCATCCAGGCCGTGATACTTACTGTAGTCGTCGCCGACCTTATCCCGCGCTTCACCGGGAATTTCGCCCGACCATACCTTGACTCCGCCCAAGGTTTTCACCAGGTTTTCGTAGTTGCGCTCCATCATGAGCTCCGAGGTTTCCTTCTGCTGATTAATCGACACATATTGGCGCCGTAGCACGTGTCCCTCCACGGGGAGCATCTGCTTGCCATCATACACGTAGAGACGGTCAAACTCATAGTCCGTGCTGTCGGAGGGCACGTTCAGGTGGTAGCCGGGCAGCTTGGCGAGGTAGGGAAAGCTGCCCATATTGGCCGTCGAAACCGGCACCGAACTCAGGTCAAACGTTGCGTCGGTGGCCGGAGTGGCGGCCGGCGTGGTGGCGGCTACCCCGGCGGCGGGCACGGGGGTAGGGGTGCCGCTACCGGCGGTGGGCAGGGTGGCAGCCGTGGTTTGCTCGGCGGCTTTGTCCTTATTGCCGCAGGCGCTGAGGCCGCCGGCTAGTAGCAGCGCGGCCAGAAGGGGTAGGCGAGATGTCATCATGAGAAAAGAAGAACAGTGAGGGGAGTTTTCGCTTGCAAATAAAGGGGTTAGCGCACGGGTAGCAGGCTTTGGGTAAGAGAATGTAGTGGCCCGGCCCGGCCTGGCGGCCGGTTATCGGCGAACTTTGGGGGCATTCTGCTTTTTTATCGCTCGCCCTACCCCCCGCATTACAATGGATTTTATTGAACTGACCGTGCAGGCCCCGCCCGAGCTGGCCGACATCCTGGTGGCCGAGCTGGGCGAAGTCGGCTTCGACACCTTCGAGGACAACGACGCCGGCTTCTGCGCCTACACCACCGAAGAAGCGTTTGACCGCGACGCGGTGGCCGAGATTATGAGCCGCTACCAAGGCATCGGTGAGCTGGAGTTTTCGGACCGCGTGATAACCCGGCAGAACTGGAATGCCGAGTGGGAAAAAAACTTTCAGCCCCTCGTTATCGCCGGGCGCGTATCGGTGCGCGCCCCGTTTCACCCCCGGCCGGCCGGCGTGGAGTACGATATGGAGATAATGCCGCGCATGTCGTTCGGCACCGGCCACCACGAAACCACGGCCCTCATGATTGAGAATCAGCTCGACCTGGACCACCAGGGTAAGCGCGTGCTGGACATGGGCTGCGGCACGGGCATCCTGGCCATTATGGCCGAAAAACTGGGGGCGCGCCAGGTGCTGGCCATCGATGTGGAGCCCTGGACCGTGGAAAACGCCCGCGATAACGCCCAGGAAAACCATTGCCGCACCATCGAGTGCCGCCTCGGCGGGGCCGAATTGCTGGCCGACGAGGTGCCCTTCGATATTATTTTGGCTAACATCAACCGCAACGTTTTGCTGGAAGATATGGCCGCCTACGTGCGGCTGCTACCTAGCGGGAACCCAATTTTATTCAGTGGGTTTTACGAGGAAGATTTACCTAAAATAACTGTCGAAGCCACGCGTTTAGGGCTGGTTTATAACCGCCACCGGACCCTGCGTAGCTGGGTTTCAGTAATTTTCACGAAATTGTAGGCCGCTTCGGTATTGCTGGGGCTTTTTCGCCAGATTAATCTGGTTTTAGTCCTATTTTTATGAAGCGTCTATTTATTATTTTTTCCTGTTTATCGCTATCCCTACCCCCCCTGTGGGCCCAAACCGCTAAGCCAGTTGCCCCGCCTGCCCCGGCCGGGCGCGTGGCTGGCGAGGTGCGCCCGGCCCAGGTGGCGGTAGCCCGCTTCACGGGCCACCTCTCGCCCGACCCGGCGCAGTTCATCATCGACGTGCGAACGATGATGCTGGCCACAAATAATGCCGGGGCCAAGGCCCTCGGCGACCAGTTGCGGCAGCTCTGGGGCAGCAACCAGCTCACGGCCAGCCAGCAGACGACCATCGCGGCGCTCTCGCAAAAAATGCTGGATAAGAAGTTGCGGCCTATTCCGCACCTCACGGCGTTTTTTAGCGCGCTGGTGGGCGGCAAAACCAAGGCTGGCCTCAGCGACGCGCAAATGGACCAGTACTTGGCTACCCTGGGGCAGTCGGTAGCCCAGGACCCGGCCGCCGCCGTGGACAAGTACCTGATGGCTACCGCGCAGGTGCTAAACGGCGGCTACGTGTACCACTCGGGCTTCAACACGCTGCGGACGACCGGCGGGCAGCTGTCGTTCGCGTACAAAGCCGCCGCCGCGCCCGACCCCAACGCCTCGTTTGATACGTCGGCCGCGCCGGCCCCGGCCGCCAAGCCGGCCGCCCTACCCCCCGCCAAAGCGGCCAAGCCCGCCGCCAAGCCGAAGCCCAAACCAGTAGCCAAAAAGAAGCGCGCCAGCGACGGTTGGGACGCGCCCGACCTGTGGAGTACCGGTAGCAAGGCCGGCAAGGACGATGGCTGGGGCCCGCCCATCGGCAGCGCGCCCAAGAAAAAAGCCGCCAGCGATGGCTGGGGTGCCCCCGCCAATGATGGCTGGGGCGCGTCCGCGAAGAAGAAAACGCCGGCCAAGGTCGTGGCCAAAGGGCCCGGCAAGCCGGCCGCCCGGCCCGTGGCTGCCAAGCCCGCTACCCCCGCCGTGAGCACCAGCGACTTCGACCAGCCCTTCGTGCCCTCGGCGGCGGCGGCCTACGATGCCTACTACCCCCCCGCCGTGAGCGGGCCGGTTATCGAGCTGAAAGATGCCGACCTAGTGCTGAGCACCAAGGGCGATTCTATTGTATTGCACCACGTGAGCGGCACCGTGGCCCCCGGCAGCAGCCGGCTGGTAGCCACCAGCGCGCAGCTCGACTGGACCATCAAGGGTAACCCCGTGTCGGCCGCGCTGGCGGGTTTCGACTTTGATTTGAGCAAGCCCGAATTCACGGCCCAGCCCGTGACGCTGACCTACGCGGCCCTGCTCGAAGCGCCCGTGAAGGGCGCGCTCAGCTACAAGAGCGTGCGCCGCAAGCCGGGCGCGACGGAGAGCAGCTACCCCCGCTTTATTTCGCTCACCAATGATGCCCGCATCAAGGACCTGGGGCCGGGTATTACGTACCGGGGCGGCGTGTCCATCGCGGGTAGCCAATTGCTGTCGGCGGCGCTCGATGGCTCGTTTTCGCACCTGAGCGTGCGCCAAGAGCAAATGCTGCGCTTCCGGGCCGCCTCGCGCAAGTTTGAGCTGAGCGACTCGGTGATTGCGGCCGGCCGGGCGGGCATCGCCCTGTATACCAGCACCGGCGACTCCATTACCCACCCTGGGGTAGAGCTGAAATATTTGAAGGGCAAGGAGCAGCTGAAGCTGCTGTACGAGAAGGGCTTGTACCGCAACGCGCCGTACTCCGACTCCTACCACCAGGTGGATATCCGGGCCCAGATGCTGGTCTGGAACCTGCGTGAGCCCAAGATGGAGTTCAGCATCATCACGACGCCGACCCAGGTTTCGGCCGATTTTGAGAGCAAGAATTTCTTTTCCGATACCCGCTACCAGCAGCTCAAAACCATCAACCGCCTGCACCCACTGCAAATGCTGCTGGGCTACAGCATCACCCACGGCCACGGCAGCGTGCTGAACCTGCACGACGTGGCCGAGGCTACCCACACCTCGGAAGCCAACCTGCGCTCGGCGGCGGAGGGCCTGGCCCGCGAGGGCTACGTAGACATCAACCAGCAGACCGGGGAGGTAATTCTGCTGCGCAAGGGCCGGCACTACGTGGGCGCGGCCCGCGATAAAAAGGACTTCGACCACATTGATATCAAGTCGCTGACCGGCTCGGGCCGCAGCGCTACCCTCGATTTGGCTTCCAACCAGCTCCAGCTGCGCGGGGTAAAGCAGTTCAGCTTCTCCGATGACTCTTCGTCGGTGGTGGTGCAGCCCGATAGCGGCGTGGTGCGGCTGCTGCGCAACCGCGACCTGAGCTTTGGCGGGCGGGTGAAGACGACGATTTACGGCTTCAAGGGCCGGGATTTTCACTTCGACTATGATGGCTATTACATTGATATGCCGCAGATTGACTCGCTTACCATTCGGCGGCGCAACAACAAGAAGGCCCGCAACTCCACCACCGCCGACGGGGTAGCGCTCACGGCCAAATTCACGCTCACCAACAAGAATAAATTTCAAACCGGCCGGCTGTACCTGAATGAGCCGACCAACCGCTCGGGCCGCAAAAAGATGCCTAAGTATCCGTCGTTTACCTCCACTTCGGGTGCCTTCGTGTACTTCAACAAGCCCGACGTGCTGGGCGGCGTGTACGACTCGACCACCTACTTCGACGTGCCGCCGTTCAGCTTCGATTCGATGGGTACCGGGCGCTCCACGGGGCGCTTCATCGGCACATTTCACAGCCCGGCGCTGCCCCCGATTAAAACCGCCCTCACGACCCAGGAAGACGGCTCGATGGGCTTTAAGCATATCGTGCCGGCCGGGGGCTACCCCCTCTACGGCGGCAAGGGCCACCTCTCGGGCGGGGCTAAGGTGGAGCTGAACGGGCAGGGCTTGCAGTCGAACGGCACCGTGACCTACCTCATGGCGAAGCTCGAAAGCGACCGCTTCGTGATGTACAACGACTCGCTGACCGGCGAGGGCAAGGCCGGTTCCATCGCGGCCAGCGCCACCTCACCCAAGGTGAGCCTACCCCCCGGCTACCTCATCAACTGGGGCGCGCGCACCGACTCCTTGCATTTGCGCACGCCGGCCAGCGGCACCCCGGCCAAACTTTACGCCGACCACACCTTCAAGGGCTCGCTGCTGGTGACGCCCGCCCTGGTGGGCGGCTCCGGCCGCCTGGATGGGCCGCAGAGCTACGTGCGCTCCGAGGAGCTGGTTTTTAAGAGCGACTCCTACACCGGCCAGAAGGCGCTACTGAGCATTAAGTCGGCGCAGGCGGGCAAGCCCGCGCTGGTAGCCAGCGACGTGGGCTTTCGCTACGATTTGAAGCAGGGCTTCGCCGAATTCAAGCGCGAGGACGGCAGCAAGGCCGATATCGACCTGCCGTACAGTGCGTTCCGTAGCTCGCTGAGCGAGGGCCGCTGGGACTTTAAGCGCAAACGCGTACAGCTGCGGGCCGCCGGGGCCGACTCGGCGCGCTCGTACTTTACCTCCACCATGCCCGAGCAGCTGGGCCTCAAGTTTAAGGCCACGGCCGCGACGTATGACCTGGCCAAGTACAAGCTGCAAGCCCGCGGCGTGCCCTACGTGGCCATCGCCGACTCGTGGGTGCTGCCCGATTCGGGCCGGCTGGCGGTGCTGCCGGGCGGGCGCTTTCAGGAAATTCAGCGGGCGCGCATCCTCATGGATTCGGTCACCAAGTTTCACCAGCTCTACCTGGGCAAGCTCGTGCTGAAGTCGCGGCTCGAATTCACGGGCCAGGCCAAGTACACGTTTAAGTACGCCAACGGGGATTCTACTTCCATCACATTCAGCGACTTCCGGCCCGACTCGGCGGCCTTTCACCCTGCGGTGACGGCCAACCGCAAGCGCGGCCTGCTGGCGATGGCTAGCCGCAAACCCATCGATATATCCGGGCCTCCCCCCGGCGTGAGCCTGACCGGCGGGGCCAAGGTGGCGGCCGACGACCACTTCAACCTGGCCCCGCGCCTGGGCTACCGGGGCGAGGTAACGCTGAACTCGCAGCGGCGCGGCCTGGCCTTTGAGGGCGACGTGCGGCTGAATTTCAGCAAGAATAAGACGGCCTCGGAGTGGGTAGCCATGCGCGATACCGTGAACCCTAAGAACATCAATATCAACCTGAAGGAAGCCAAGGGGGAGGACGGCGAGCCGCTGCTGGCGGGCCTGTTCTGGGGTGACGATAAGCCCGGCCTCTACCCCCTGTATTTCGGCCGGCCCTCGTTCCCGACCGACCTGCCGATTTTCAAGGTAGACGGGATGCTGCACTACGACACCAAGGCGGGCATCTACACGCTGGCCCGCCAGGACCTGGCCGACCCTAACCAGTACGAGGGCGCGACCCTGACTTACAACGAGACAACCGACCACCTGACCTGGCGCGGCCCCATGACCTTCACCAACCCCAGCAAGAACTTCACCCTGGCCGGGGCCGGCGTGGGCGTGGCCGCGCCCGACTCCGGTGCCTACCGGGTGCGTACGCTGCTGACTTTCGAGGCCACTATGCCGGCCAAGAGCGTGGAAACGCTGGCCGCCAACCTGGCCAAGCTCACGAAGTCGTCCACGGATGCCATCGGCAACTCGCCCGACGACGTGTACAACGTGGCGCAGATTGGCGGCAACCCGGCCGGCCGCAACTTTGCCGACCACAAGATGGGTGCGGCCCCCGACGCGCTGCAAAAGCTCTCGCCCAAATTTCTGCGCACCCTGGTGCTGAACCGCGCCGACCTGCGCTGGAATGCCCAGGAGCGGGCCTGGTACTCGGTGGGCCCGCTGGGGGTAGGCGGCGTGGGCAAGCAGCCCTTCAACGCCCTAATGAACGGCCTGCTCGAAATCAAGCGCGTGGACGGGCAGGACTACGTGGAGCTGTACCTGGAGCCCTCGCCGGGCGCGTTCTATTACTTCCGCTACGATAAAAACGTGCTCGTTACGCAGTCTCTGGACGAGAAGTATAACTATACCATCAGCTCCAAGGCCAAGTACGACTACAACACGGCCACCGAGTACGGCGTGTTTCTGGGCGATTTGGACGAGGTAGAAGCCTTCCGCACCCGCTTCCGTAAGACGTATTTAGGCGAGTCGGCCAAAGATGCCCTGGCCCGCCGCAAGGCCACGGCCGCCGCCGAAGAGCAGATTGCGCAGGAGAAAGCTGCCGCCGAGGAAGCCGCCCTGGCCGCCATCGAGGCCAAGAAAAACCGCCGTAAGAAGCCCGGCGAGGCCGCCGACGATGCCGCCAACACCGACGCCGGCCTGGGTGAGCCGCCGGTGGAGGCGAGCCGCAAGAAAAAGAAGAAGGATAATGACCCCTTCGGCGACGGCGTGATTGAGTCGCCCCCGGTGGAGCCGGCCAAGAAGGGCAAGGAAAAAGCGCCTACCCCCGCCCCGGCCGCCGAGCCCGCTACTAAGGCGAAGAAAGAAAAGGCCAAGCCCACCGACCCGGCCGCCGACCCCAATGCTGAGCCGACTGCCGAACCCGCCAAAAAGGCGAAGAAGGAAAAGGCCAAGCCCACCGAGCCGGCCGCGGACCCCAATGCCGAGCCTGCGCCCGACCCGGATAAGAAGTCGAAGAAGAAAAAGAAGAAGGGCGAGGAAGACCCCTTCGGTGATTCGTAAAAAAGTAAGCCGCCCCGGAGCCATCCGGGGCGGCTTACTTTTACGCTCATGCTGTGGATACTTTTGGCGCTGCTCACCGCCTACCTGCTGGGCTCCATTCCGACGGCGCTGTGGGTGGGCCGGGCGTTTTTCAACCTGAACGACATTCGCGAGCACGGCTCCGGCAACGCCGGGGCCACCAA
The genomic region above belongs to Hymenobacter psoromatis and contains:
- the tpiA gene encoding triose-phosphate isomerase; this encodes MRQNFVAGNWKMNLTLPEARALTTDIVRLLADELPGARPQLVLCPPFPLLLAVGEVLGQSGPALGAQNFHQMESGAYTGEVSAKQLHSVGCQYVILGHSERRQHFREDNALLAQKLKTALAAGLQVIFCVGESLATREADETFDFIGQQLAEGLFGLSDAEMEQVVIAYEPIWAIGTGRTASSAQAQEVHAFIRQQVAAAYDAGIAANTTILYGGSCNAQNARELFSQPDVDGGLIGGASLKARDFVDISKSF
- a CDS encoding OmpA family protein — translated: MALYLNFDPDKATLRPDAQPVLAEVLTLLQQSPGLRLAVQGHTDNTSTPAHNQQLSEDRARAVVAALTTQGTAPSRLSASGFGQTRPLADNDTEAGRAQNRRVELVRQ
- the prmA gene encoding 50S ribosomal protein L11 methyltransferase, with product MDFIELTVQAPPELADILVAELGEVGFDTFEDNDAGFCAYTTEEAFDRDAVAEIMSRYQGIGELEFSDRVITRQNWNAEWEKNFQPLVIAGRVSVRAPFHPRPAGVEYDMEIMPRMSFGTGHHETTALMIENQLDLDHQGKRVLDMGCGTGILAIMAEKLGARQVLAIDVEPWTVENARDNAQENHCRTIECRLGGAELLADEVPFDIILANINRNVLLEDMAAYVRLLPSGNPILFSGFYEEDLPKITVEATRLGLVYNRHRTLRSWVSVIFTKL